The Bifidobacterium bifidum ATCC 29521 = JCM 1255 = DSM 20456 region TTCAGGACCGGGGTCGTCACCCCTCTGGGCGAACTGTTCGCCGCCACACCACGCGAGACATCCATGCTCACGGAAAAGATACTTCTCGCGGAACGGCGGGTATCCCGGCTCTGGAACCAAATCCCTGGCGTCATGCGCTGGGACTACATACGGCACTCCATCAGCGAGGAATTGTTCGCCACCAACGAGATGGAAGGCGTACGCAGCACCCGCAAGGAAACCCAGGAAGCCGTGGAAGCGGCCGACAAGGCGAGGAAGGACGGCGACGACCCCAAGGCTCGGTTCAGCGAATTCGCCAAGCTGTACCTGAACCTCACCGACAAGGACTCCGCACTGCCGGCGGGAATCGCCGACATCCGCGACATCTACGACAAGGTCGTGCTCGACGAAATCAACGAGAGCGACAAGCCGGACGGCGAACTGTTCCGGAAAGGCGACGTGGAAATACAAGGCCCGCACGGCCTCGCGATCCACAACGGAGTCAAAGGCGAAGGCAACATCGGCGCACTCCTCACCGACATGATCCATCTCGCGACCTCCGACGAGATTCCCCGGCTGCAGTCGGCCATCATGTCGCACTTCCTGTTCGAATACGTCCACCCGTTCTACGACGGCAACGGCAGAACCGGCCGGTATCTCCTGGCCCTGTACCTGAACCACGACCTAACCATGCCCACCGTGCTGTCGTTGTCCCGCACCATCGCGGAGAACAAGAACGCCTACTACAAGGCATTCATGGAGGCGGAGGACAAGCTGAACTGTGGCGAACTCACGCTCTTCGTGAACACCATCCTCGGATTCATCCGGAAGGCCCTTGTCGAGCTGATCGACGAACTCGAAGTTAGAGTCGACCAGCTCGACAAGGGCCGGGCGGTCTGCGACCAGCTCGAACGGAAGCACGGTCTGTCCGCGAAGGCGGTCTCGATACTATATGGCGTGATCCAGGAGGAGATGTTCGACTCGACCAAGTCCATGACGCTGAACGATGCCGCATACCATATCAGACTATCCAAGCAAAGCGCGAGAAAGTACGTGGGAGAGCTCATGGACGCGGGCCTCGCCATCCAGTCCGGGAAGCGCCCACTGAAAATACGGGCATCGGAATCGTTGAAGGGCATCCTTGAGGCCGGAATGGGCGAGGACGCCGGAGAGCATGGCGGCAAAACCCAACAAGAAGAAACAGAAACCGCCCACGAGGGCGATCCCGCATAACTCAATTATCCGGAAATTCCGGATAGTTGAGTTATCATCAAACATCGCGGCCGGATGGATGGTCAAGGTTTATCCGCTGCGTGAAACGTCGAGTGAAACGTGTTTCTCGCGGCGGAACTCCCACGTCCCGTCCGCGCGATGGACGATGCCGCCAGATCCCTTCGTACGTCGTCTGCCATTGGCCGCCATGATGTTCCTCCCTGTCGGGAGCGCCTTCGGGCATCTGCCGCCGGCGCCCTCTCAAGGGCACTCTATTGGCACTCTATCCGGGCCACAAACGGCCAGGTACGTGGCAAAAACGGCCATTCCCCAGTAATCGAAAAACGGCGGAATCCGCACGTGTCCGGAGACCGGAAACGTTGGTATTCCGCCGTTTCTCAGGGCTGCAACCCCCTACTTGCTCACATTGAACTTGAACTCGACGATGTCGCCGTCCTGCATGACGTAGTCGCGTCCCTCCTGGCGGAGCTTGCCTTCCTCCTTGATCTTGACCATGGAGCCTTCGGCGGCCACGAAGTCGTCGTAGGAGACGATGTCGGCCTTGATGAAGCCCCTTTCAAAATCGGTGTGGATGACGCCGGCCGCCTGCGGGGCGGTCCAGCCCTTGTGGATTTGCCAGGCGCGCACCTCCTTGACTCCAGCGGTCAGGAAGGTCTGCAGGCCGAGGATGTCGAAGCCGACGCGGGCGAGCTGGTCGAGACCGGATTCGGACAGCCCGGCGTCCTCCAGCATCTCGCGGGCGTCCGCCTCGTCAAGGTCGGTCAGGTCGGATTCGAACTGGGCGTTGAGGAACACGGCCGGCGCCGGCGCCACGGATGCGGCGAGCTTGGCCTGCAACTCCTTGTTGGCGAGCTCGTTATCGTCCACGTTGAACACGTAGATGAACGGCTTGGCGGTCATCAGATGCAGGTCGTAGATGTCGTCCTTGTTGATCTTGCCTGCGGCGGCGGCATGGTCGATGGTCTCGCCGGCTTCAAGGATCTCCTTGGCCTTCTTGACCGCGTCCATGTACGCCTGCTCGATCTTCTTGCCGCGCAGGTCCTTTTCGAGCTTCGGCAGCGCGTTCTCGATGGTCTGCATGTCGGCGAGGATCAGCTCGGTGTTGATCGTGTCGATGTCGTCGGCCGGATCCACCTTGCCGTTGACATGCACGATGTCGTCGTCCTCGAACGCGCGCACGACCTCGCAGATCGCGTCGGCCTCGCGGATGTTGGCCAGGAACTTGTTGCCCAGGCCTTCGCCTTCGGAGGCGCCCTTGACGATGCCGGCGATGTCGACGAAGGTGACGGTCGCGGGCACGATCTTCTCGGTGTGCACCAGCTCGGCGAGCACGGGAAGGCGCTTGTCCGGCAGCGGAACGATGCCGGTGTTCGGCTCGATGGTGGCGAACGGGTAGTTTTCGGCGAGGACATTATTGCGCGTCAGCGCGTTGAACATGGTGGACTTGCCGACATTCGGCAGGCCAACGATTCCGATAGTTAGAGACATAGTATCCAGTATTGGTGTCAAGGTGGACGTTGGCCGCGCCGATGACGCAATTCGTTGCAGCGAATCGTTCTCAATAACAAAAGTGCGAGTCTCACGCTCGGCAAAACGAACATGAACACCGTATATTGCCCGGAATATAAGGGTTCTGGACAATGTGCGGTTGAGTGGTTTTGTTCGTTTTCCTCACACGTTTCTTATTGAGAACGATTCGCTGCGATTGGCAGACAGCAAAAACGTCACAGCTCGGCCGCGCCGATGCGCCGCACTGCCTCGCGCAGCAGCGATTCGTCCTTCAGCAGGCTGAGCCGCACCCAATCCTTGCCGACGCGGCCGAAGCACGTGCCCGGCAGCCCGGCCACCTGCGCCACGTCAAGCAACGCGTCGGCGAAACGTTGCCCGCTCCACCCCTCAGGCGCCTTGAACCACACGTAGATACCGCCGGCGGAGTCGAACACGTCGAATCCGAGCGAGCGCAGTCCCCCGGCGACGATCTCGCGCCGCCCGGCATACCGCCGGGCCAGTTCGTCGACGCACGACTGGTCGCTGTTCAGTGCCACGGCGCCGGCATCCTGGATCATTCCGGTGACCATCGAACCCATCTGATAATGGTATTGCTTGAGCCGTGCGACCACGTCCCGGTTTCCGGCGACGAACCCGGCCCTCCACCCGGCCATCGCGTACATCTTCGACAGTGAACCCACTTCAACGGACACGTCGGACGCGCCCGGCACCGTCAACAAGCTGACCTGCTGGTCGCTCACGCCGAGTCCCGTGTATGCGAAGTCATGCACGATGAGGAAGCCGTACCGCTTGGCGAGCTCCACCGCGTGCTCGAAGAATGACGCCGGCGCCTGCGCGCCCGTGGGGTTGTTCAGATAGTTGAGTATCAGCATGCGCAGCCGGCGCCACACCGATTCGTCCACCGCGTCCAGGTCGGGTAGCCAGCCGAGTTCGGCGCGGGCGGGCAGCAGTATCTCCTCCGCCCCGTGCATGACGGACATGCAATGGTACGACGGATAGTAGGGGTCGGCGAACGCGACGGCGTCACCGCGGTCGATCAGAATCGCGAACAGTCCGGCGAGCCCGTCGACCGCGCCTTCCACGGCGAACAGCTGGGAACGCCAGTCCAGTTCGACACCATGCACGTTGCGGTACCAGTTCGCGGCGGCCTGCAGGAACGCCGGCTTACCATCGAATGGCGTGTATCGCGCGTTGAGCGGGTCGTCGACCGACGATTTGGCGACGTCGCGGATGAATTCGGCCGGGTATGCGTCGGGGTTGCCCTTCGCCAGATCGATCACGTCGGCGCCGGACGCCACGGCTGCGGCGACCTTCACGTCCATGTCGGCGAACACGTTCGGCGGGATGATCTGGGCGACCGGCGCGAACCGGGGCTCCCATACGCCATCGCGGGTGTCGTCGTCTTGTGCGGCGCTCATTGCGGTATTGCTCCTTTGGGATGGGGGTTATATAGGAACGGGAAAAGAGGGGACATGTGGCAAGGACCGCCCTCCGGCGTTACGCGCCATCTCCCGCCAGCGGGAGGTGGCATGCCGTCGCCCCGCTGGCGAAGGACTGTCGGCGCAGCCGACTTCGGGCGGTCCGGGGAGGAAGCGAATCTCAGTGCTGCAGCCGCTTGGCGAGCAGGTTGCATATCAGCTGGCTGACGAACACGATGACGAGAATGATCAGTGTAGCCACCAGCGTCACGTCGCTCTGGAACCGGTTGTAGCCGCGGATGATCGCGAGGTTACCCAAACCACCTCCACCGACCACGCCAGCCATGGCGGAGAAGGCGACCACGTTGATGAACGACAGCGCCGACACTCGGATGATCGGCACGCGCCCTTCGCGCAGGTACACGCGCCATATGATGTCGAGCGTGCCCAGGCCGGATGCCTTGGCCGCTTCGACCAGGCCGGGGTCTATCTCCAGCAGCGCGTTCTCGACCTGCCGGGCGTAGAACGGCACAGTCGCGCCCACGATCGGCACGATCATCGCCTCGGTGCCGATGGAGGTGCCGACGATCACTCGCGTCACGCCGACCAGCAGGGCCATGAGGATGATGAACGGGATGGATCGCACGATGTTGACGATCTTGTCGAGGATGTTGTAGACGATCACGTTCTGCGTGAGCCCGCCGCGTCTGGTAAGCAACAGCAGCAGACCGAGCACAAGGCCGATCGCGTATCCGATCACCGCGCCGACGATCACCATGTACAGAGTCTCGTAGGTCGCGTCCCAGACCTCCGGCCAGATCATCGACACATTCGGCAGCCATGTCTCCAGCAGATCATTCATTGTCGTTCTCCTCCACCTCGTTCACATGCAGGTCGGCGAGCGGCGTCGCGCTCACCCCGACCGTCGGGAAATACGCGAGCGCCTTGCTGACCGCCTCGGCCGGACCATCCAGACTGACCAGGATCATGCCGACCGGCGTGCCGTGAATCACGTCCACGTTGCCGAACATGATGTTGCCTCTCACGCCGAACCGTTCGCGTATGTCGGCCATCAGCGTCTCCTCCGCACCGGAGCCGACCGAGAACAGCAGATACACGCTGCCGCTCTCCCGCTCCTTGCTGAACAGCGGGTGCTCCTGGACGAGCGTGATGCCCTTGTTCATGTTGCCGGACGTGTAGATGAACTCGCGGGTCAGTTCGTTGGACGGGTGGTCGAACACGTCGAGGATGGACCCGTCGTCGACGACCTTGCCGTGGCTCATGACCGCCAGGTCGGTGCAGATGTCCTTGACGACCTGCATCTGGTGGGTGATGAGCACGATGGTCAGGCCGAGCCGTGCATTGAGGTCCTTGAGCAGGGCGAGGATCGACCGGGTGGTGCGCGGGTCGAGCGCGCTGGTCGCCTCGTCGCACAGCAGCACCTCCGGGTCGCCGATCAGTGCACGCGCGATGGCGACGCGCTGCTGCTGGCCACCGGAAAGCTGCCGCGGATACGCCTTGGCCTTGTCGGCGATACCGACGAGTTCCAGCAGATGCATGGCCTTCACGCGGGCGTCCTTGCGGGATACCTTCTCGTGGATGAGCGGCAGGGTGACATTGTCAAGCACGGTTCTGGATGGCATCAGGTTGAAGTGCT contains the following coding sequences:
- a CDS encoding Fic family protein is translated as MGMKYRSLARSFHTDRSNDAFNNHAKLARQRLEADSTFRTGVVTPLGELFAATPRETSMLTEKILLAERRVSRLWNQIPGVMRWDYIRHSISEELFATNEMEGVRSTRKETQEAVEAADKARKDGDDPKARFSEFAKLYLNLTDKDSALPAGIADIRDIYDKVVLDEINESDKPDGELFRKGDVEIQGPHGLAIHNGVKGEGNIGALLTDMIHLATSDEIPRLQSAIMSHFLFEYVHPFYDGNGRTGRYLLALYLNHDLTMPTVLSLSRTIAENKNAYYKAFMEAEDKLNCGELTLFVNTILGFIRKALVELIDELEVRVDQLDKGRAVCDQLERKHGLSAKAVSILYGVIQEEMFDSTKSMTLNDAAYHIRLSKQSARKYVGELMDAGLAIQSGKRPLKIRASESLKGILEAGMGEDAGEHGGKTQQEETETAHEGDPA
- the ychF gene encoding redox-regulated ATPase YchF, coding for MSLTIGIVGLPNVGKSTMFNALTRNNVLAENYPFATIEPNTGIVPLPDKRLPVLAELVHTEKIVPATVTFVDIAGIVKGASEGEGLGNKFLANIREADAICEVVRAFEDDDIVHVNGKVDPADDIDTINTELILADMQTIENALPKLEKDLRGKKIEQAYMDAVKKAKEILEAGETIDHAAAAGKINKDDIYDLHLMTAKPFIYVFNVDDNELANKELQAKLAASVAPAPAVFLNAQFESDLTDLDEADAREMLEDAGLSESGLDQLARVGFDILGLQTFLTAGVKEVRAWQIHKGWTAPQAAGVIHTDFERGFIKADIVSYDDFVAAEGSMVKIKEEGKLRQEGRDYVMQDGDIVEFKFNVSK
- a CDS encoding pyridoxal phosphate-dependent aminotransferase, which codes for MSAAQDDDTRDGVWEPRFAPVAQIIPPNVFADMDVKVAAAVASGADVIDLAKGNPDAYPAEFIRDVAKSSVDDPLNARYTPFDGKPAFLQAAANWYRNVHGVELDWRSQLFAVEGAVDGLAGLFAILIDRGDAVAFADPYYPSYHCMSVMHGAEEILLPARAELGWLPDLDAVDESVWRRLRMLILNYLNNPTGAQAPASFFEHAVELAKRYGFLIVHDFAYTGLGVSDQQVSLLTVPGASDVSVEVGSLSKMYAMAGWRAGFVAGNRDVVARLKQYHYQMGSMVTGMIQDAGAVALNSDQSCVDELARRYAGRREIVAGGLRSLGFDVFDSAGGIYVWFKAPEGWSGQRFADALLDVAQVAGLPGTCFGRVGKDWVRLSLLKDESLLREAVRRIGAAEL
- a CDS encoding methionine ABC transporter permease yields the protein MNDLLETWLPNVSMIWPEVWDATYETLYMVIVGAVIGYAIGLVLGLLLLLTRRGGLTQNVIVYNILDKIVNIVRSIPFIILMALLVGVTRVIVGTSIGTEAMIVPIVGATVPFYARQVENALLEIDPGLVEAAKASGLGTLDIIWRVYLREGRVPIIRVSALSFINVVAFSAMAGVVGGGGLGNLAIIRGYNRFQSDVTLVATLIILVIVFVSQLICNLLAKRLQH
- a CDS encoding methionine ABC transporter ATP-binding protein, with product MSDATVNATAAAAAEASDSVAAGAPLISLDHVTVEFGCGKNRFRAVDDVSLTINKGSIYGIIGFSGAGKSTLVRTMNVLQRPTSGTVTFNGTTISTLGEGRLLPLRRKIAMIFQHFNLMPSRTVLDNVTLPLIHEKVSRKDARVKAMHLLELVGIADKAKAYPRQLSGGQQQRVAIARALIGDPEVLLCDEATSALDPRTTRSILALLKDLNARLGLTIVLITHQMQVVKDICTDLAVMSHGKVVDDGSILDVFDHPSNELTREFIYTSGNMNKGITLVQEHPLFSKERESGSVYLLFSVGSGAEETLMADIRERFGVRGNIMFGNVDVIHGTPVGMILVSLDGPAEAVSKALAYFPTVGVSATPLADLHVNEVEENDNE